A region from the Leeia speluncae genome encodes:
- the nuoK gene encoding NADH-quinone oxidoreductase subunit NuoK, with the protein MITLTNYLTVAAVLFAIGVLGIFMNRKNLIILLMSIEMVLLAVNINFVAFSQFLHDMAGQLFVFFILTVAAAESAIGLAILVVLFRNLNSINVEELESLKG; encoded by the coding sequence ATGATAACGTTAACCAACTACCTGACCGTAGCAGCTGTATTGTTTGCTATCGGTGTACTTGGCATCTTTATGAATAGAAAAAACTTGATTATTCTCTTGATGTCGATAGAGATGGTTTTGTTGGCGGTAAATATTAATTTTGTCGCTTTTTCGCAGTTCCTGCATGATATGGCCGGTCAATTGTTTGTCTTCTTTATTTTGACTGTAGCTGCAGCTGAGTCTGCGATTGGCCTTGCAATTCTTGTGGTGCTATTTAGGAATCTTAATAGTATCAATGTTGAGGAATTGGAATCTCTTAAAGGCTGA
- the nuoL gene encoding NADH-quinone oxidoreductase subunit L has protein sequence MQNLYLTIPLAPLVGSVIAGFLGKIVGRAGAHTATILGVLVSLVLSVYVLYDQMTVGTAFNGTVYEWMSVNGVTLQVGFLIDKLSAMMMVVVTFVSLMVHIYTIGYMHEDAGYQRFFSYISLFTFSMLMLVMSNNFVQLFFGWEAVGLVSYLLIGFWYTKPTATFANLKAFLVNRVGDFGFVLGIGLVLAYFGTLDYAAVFAKKEAFTATQISLIDGHSWSLMTVICILLFVGAMGKSAQFPLHVWLPDSMEGPTPISALIHAATMVTAGIFMVARMSPLYEMSETALNFIMVIGAITALFMGFLGVIQNDIKRVVAYSTLSQLGYMTVALGASAYSVAVFHLMTHAFFKALLFLAAGSVIIGMHHDQDIRNMGGLRKYMPITWITSLLGSLALIGTPFFSGFYSKDSIIEAVKASHLPGSSFAYAAVIIGVFVTAFYSFRMYFLVFHGEERFRHVHHDAHDAHGHDDHHHAHEPHESPLVVTLPLVLLAIPSVVVGYFAIEPMLYGEFFKDIIYSGNHEVMQELHHEFEHVHGALGMALHSVTTLPFWLALSGVAVSWFFYLKAPAIPAKIKAATGPINKILENKYYMDDLYINVFAKGARGLGWLLWKVGDVLLIDGLVVNGLAKLVGCISGLVRKFQTGLLNQYALMMIVSVMVALAWWFQHVLFAH, from the coding sequence ATGCAAAATTTGTACTTGACGATTCCGTTAGCGCCTCTAGTAGGGTCAGTAATTGCTGGCTTTCTAGGTAAAATTGTTGGTAGGGCAGGTGCTCATACAGCTACCATCTTAGGTGTTTTAGTTTCATTGGTTCTTTCTGTCTATGTTCTATACGATCAAATGACAGTCGGTACGGCTTTCAATGGAACTGTTTATGAGTGGATGTCTGTAAATGGTGTTACTTTGCAGGTTGGTTTCTTGATCGACAAGCTTTCTGCAATGATGATGGTTGTTGTTACCTTTGTGTCTCTGATGGTACATATTTACACCATCGGTTATATGCACGAAGATGCGGGCTACCAGCGTTTCTTTAGTTACATCTCGCTTTTCACCTTCTCAATGTTGATGCTAGTTATGTCAAATAACTTTGTGCAACTATTTTTTGGTTGGGAAGCAGTGGGCCTTGTTTCATACTTGCTAATTGGTTTTTGGTATACAAAACCAACGGCAACTTTTGCTAACTTAAAAGCATTTTTAGTTAACCGTGTAGGTGACTTTGGTTTTGTACTTGGCATTGGTCTAGTGTTAGCTTACTTTGGTACACTAGATTACGCCGCTGTTTTTGCCAAAAAAGAAGCTTTCACTGCTACTCAAATTTCTCTCATCGATGGTCATTCTTGGTCATTGATGACAGTTATCTGTATCTTGCTATTTGTTGGTGCGATGGGTAAGTCAGCACAATTCCCATTACATGTATGGCTTCCAGATTCGATGGAAGGTCCTACGCCAATTTCAGCACTCATTCACGCTGCAACGATGGTTACCGCTGGTATTTTCATGGTTGCTCGCATGTCTCCATTGTATGAAATGTCTGAGACTGCGCTAAACTTCATTATGGTAATTGGTGCAATTACAGCTTTATTTATGGGCTTCTTGGGTGTTATCCAGAACGATATTAAGCGTGTAGTCGCATACTCTACTTTATCTCAATTAGGTTATATGACTGTTGCGCTTGGTGCATCAGCATATTCTGTTGCAGTTTTCCATTTAATGACCCATGCATTCTTTAAGGCCTTATTATTCTTGGCTGCTGGTTCAGTCATTATCGGCATGCATCATGACCAAGATATCCGCAACATGGGTGGTCTACGCAAATACATGCCAATCACCTGGATTACTTCTCTCCTTGGTTCATTGGCGCTGATTGGAACTCCTTTCTTCTCTGGTTTCTATTCAAAAGATAGTATTATTGAAGCAGTTAAAGCATCGCACTTGCCTGGTTCTAGTTTTGCGTATGCTGCAGTGATCATCGGTGTATTTGTTACTGCGTTCTATTCATTCCGTATGTATTTCTTGGTTTTCCATGGGGAAGAACGTTTCCGTCATGTGCATCATGACGCTCACGATGCACATGGTCACGATGATCATCACCATGCCCATGAGCCACATGAATCTCCTCTAGTTGTGACATTGCCTCTTGTTCTTTTAGCAATTCCTTCTGTAGTCGTCGGTTACTTTGCAATTGAACCTATGCTATATGGTGAGTTTTTCAAAGATATTATTTACAGTGGCAATCATGAAGTCATGCAAGAGCTGCATCATGAATTCGAGCATGTTCATGGTGCACTTGGAATGGCGTTGCATTCAGTAACTACGCTACCTTTCTGGTTAGCTCTTTCTGGTGTTGCTGTTTCTTGGTTCTTCTACTTAAAAGCTCCTGCTATCCCAGCAAAAATTAAAGCTGCAACAGGCCCAATTAATAAAATATTAGAAAATAAATATTACATGGATGATCTATACATCAATGTATTTGCAAAGGGTGCGCGTGGTCTTGGCTGGTTGTTGTGGAAAGTTGGTGATGTATTGTTGATTGATGGATTAGTCGTAAATGGTTTAGCTAAACTAGTTGGTTGTATCTCTGGTTTAGTTCGCAAGTTCCAGACTGGTTTGTTAAATCAATATGCTTTAATGATGATTGTATCGGTTATGGTTGCATTGGCGTGGTGGTTCCAACATGTCTTATTTGCACACTAA
- a CDS encoding NADH-quinone oxidoreductase subunit M, giving the protein MFEKHLLSLAVWLPILSGIAVIALGGGKRGSLARWIALAGSLLSFFVTLPLFTGFDSLNAGMQFVEDTVWIQQFNIHYALGVDGISLFFVILNSFTTFLVVLAGWQVIQSRVSHYYAAFLIMSGLINGSFAAMDAVLFYVFFEAMLIPMYLIIGIWGGPRRVYASVKFFLYTLLGSLLLLIAFIYLHNASGGSFAIADFQSLSISKDIQTLLFVAFFASFAVKVPMWPVHTWLPDAHVEAPTGGSMVLAAITLKIGAYGFLRFCLPIAPVASHDLSWIIIAFSLVAVVYIGMVALVQSDMKKLIAYSSISHMGFVTLGFFMFKEGHLNAYAVEGALLQMISHGFVSAAMFFCVGVMYDRVHSRQIADYGGVVNTMPIFASFFLLFAMANAGLPATSGFVGEFLVIMGATSVNFWIAFLAASTLIFGAAYTLWMYKRVVFGAVANDHVAELTDVNGRELLVLVILAVTVLGMGLYPDLFAQKMHASVNNLITLVADKQAAAAALGQ; this is encoded by the coding sequence ATGTTTGAAAAACATCTGTTAAGTCTTGCTGTATGGCTACCCATCTTGTCGGGCATTGCTGTTATTGCCCTTGGTGGCGGAAAGAGGGGCTCTTTAGCTCGTTGGATTGCACTTGCAGGCTCACTTCTGAGTTTCTTTGTAACATTGCCACTTTTTACTGGCTTTGATAGCTTAAATGCAGGAATGCAATTTGTTGAAGATACTGTTTGGATTCAACAATTTAATATTCATTACGCCCTAGGTGTGGATGGTATTTCTCTTTTCTTTGTTATCTTAAATAGCTTCACAACCTTTTTGGTTGTTCTTGCTGGCTGGCAAGTGATTCAAAGTAGAGTTTCACACTATTACGCGGCATTCCTGATTATGTCAGGCTTGATTAATGGTTCATTTGCTGCAATGGACGCGGTTCTTTTTTACGTCTTCTTTGAGGCAATGCTGATTCCTATGTACCTAATTATTGGTATCTGGGGTGGCCCACGCCGTGTTTATGCGTCTGTTAAGTTTTTCTTATATACGCTATTAGGTTCTTTACTTCTTCTAATTGCATTTATCTACTTACACAATGCAAGTGGTGGCAGTTTTGCGATTGCAGATTTCCAGTCGCTTTCAATTTCAAAAGATATTCAAACATTGCTGTTTGTAGCCTTCTTTGCTTCTTTTGCGGTGAAAGTGCCAATGTGGCCAGTTCATACTTGGTTGCCAGATGCACACGTTGAAGCGCCTACAGGTGGTTCTATGGTGCTAGCTGCAATTACACTAAAAATTGGTGCTTATGGTTTCTTAAGGTTCTGTTTGCCAATTGCACCCGTTGCTAGCCATGACTTGAGCTGGATTATTATTGCATTCTCTCTAGTTGCTGTTGTTTATATTGGTATGGTTGCACTAGTTCAGTCAGATATGAAGAAGTTGATTGCTTACTCTTCAATTTCTCATATGGGTTTTGTCACACTAGGCTTCTTTATGTTTAAAGAAGGCCATTTGAATGCATACGCGGTTGAGGGTGCGCTACTTCAGATGATCTCTCACGGCTTTGTTTCTGCTGCGATGTTCTTCTGTGTTGGTGTGATGTATGACCGAGTACACAGTCGTCAGATAGCTGACTATGGTGGTGTCGTTAATACAATGCCAATTTTCGCCTCTTTTTTCCTGTTATTTGCGATGGCAAACGCAGGCCTACCAGCGACATCTGGCTTTGTTGGTGAGTTTTTGGTGATTATGGGGGCTACAAGCGTTAACTTCTGGATTGCTTTCCTTGCTGCTTCTACGTTGATTTTTGGCGCGGCATATACACTTTGGATGTACAAGCGAGTTGTATTTGGTGCTGTGGCAAATGATCATGTTGCTGAATTGACTGACGTTAATGGACGTGAATTACTGGTTCTTGTGATTCTTGCAGTAACAGTTCTTGGTATGGGCCTGTATCCAGACTTGTTTGCTCAAAAGATGCATGCTTCTGTAAACAATCTGATTACTTTAGTTGCTGATAAACAAGCTGCTGCAGCTGCGCTAGGGCAATAA
- the nuoN gene encoding NADH-quinone oxidoreductase subunit NuoN, whose product MTIAGLNLIPALPETFLLCAVSVLLLADLFIKENSKVLLLGGSLLAVLVAVGIVLNVSSDNIIYTFHHMYVLDPLSTLMKVVSGITVFFILVYSHGYVSDKALFKSEYYALMLFALMGIFVMVSANNFLAMYVGLELLSLCSYALVALDRDSVKSTEAGMKYFVLGALASGMLLYGMSLVYGGTKTLDVNAIASALSGNEANTTLVKVGLVFLVAGLAFKLGAVPFHMWVPDVYHGAPTSVTVFISSAPKIASFVFMSRILGQALPSLHGEWSQMLMVLGVLSVAIGNITAVAQTNLKRMLAYSAISHMGFVILGVMVNSTQGYSASAFYIVTYMVMTLGGFGLVLLLSRSGYEAEELSDLKGLAQRSPLFAGVLLVVMFSMAGIPSTVGFFGKFSVLTSVLASGNATLAIIVVLLSVIGAYYYLRVVKLAFFDEASTDAAIVSTPCTKVTLVLIAVAIVALGVLPQRLLDICSNAVLASFGG is encoded by the coding sequence ATGACGATAGCTGGATTAAACTTGATACCTGCTCTGCCAGAGACTTTTCTGCTATGCGCTGTCTCGGTGCTGTTACTTGCAGATCTGTTTATTAAGGAAAATTCGAAAGTGCTTCTGCTAGGCGGAAGTTTACTGGCGGTACTTGTTGCTGTTGGTATTGTATTGAATGTTTCTTCAGACAATATTATTTACACGTTCCACCACATGTATGTGCTGGATCCGTTGTCTACTTTAATGAAGGTGGTATCAGGTATTACCGTTTTCTTCATTCTTGTTTACAGCCACGGATATGTAAGTGATAAGGCTCTCTTTAAAAGCGAATACTACGCATTAATGCTATTTGCGTTAATGGGTATCTTCGTCATGGTGTCTGCAAATAACTTCTTGGCAATGTATGTTGGCTTAGAGTTGTTGTCTCTATGCTCATATGCATTGGTCGCTCTTGATAGAGACTCAGTAAAAAGTACTGAAGCAGGAATGAAGTATTTTGTTTTAGGTGCTTTAGCTTCTGGTATGTTGCTTTATGGTATGTCTTTAGTTTATGGCGGTACTAAAACACTTGATGTAAATGCAATTGCTTCTGCACTATCTGGAAATGAAGCAAATACAACACTGGTAAAAGTTGGTCTGGTGTTCTTGGTTGCTGGTCTTGCCTTTAAACTTGGTGCAGTTCCTTTCCATATGTGGGTACCAGATGTCTATCATGGTGCACCAACTTCTGTGACTGTTTTTATCAGTTCTGCGCCAAAAATTGCCAGCTTTGTGTTCATGTCTCGTATTTTAGGTCAGGCATTACCATCTTTGCATGGTGAGTGGTCTCAGATGCTAATGGTGTTAGGCGTGCTGTCAGTTGCCATTGGTAACATCACTGCTGTTGCACAGACTAACCTAAAGCGTATGTTGGCTTACTCTGCAATTTCTCACATGGGATTCGTGATTTTGGGTGTGATGGTTAATTCTACTCAAGGTTACTCTGCTTCTGCGTTCTATATCGTAACCTATATGGTGATGACACTTGGTGGGTTTGGTTTGGTTCTGCTTCTTTCAAGATCTGGTTATGAGGCTGAAGAACTAAGCGATTTGAAGGGCTTGGCACAGCGTAGCCCACTGTTTGCTGGTGTTCTGTTGGTTGTCATGTTCTCAATGGCTGGTATTCCTTCTACAGTTGGTTTCTTTGGTAAATTCTCTGTATTAACTTCGGTATTAGCATCTGGTAACGCAACTCTAGCAATTATTGTTGTATTGCTATCAGTCATCGGTGCTTATTACTATCTACGTGTTGTTAAGTTGGCTTTCTTTGATGAAGCTTCAACTGATGCTGCGATTGTTAGTACGCCATGTACGAAAGTAACACTTGTATTAATTGCTGTTGCTATTGTTGCGTTAGGTGTTTTACCTCAGCGTCTACTGGATATCTGTAGCAATGCAGTTCTAGCCTCTTTTGGTGGTTGA
- a CDS encoding DUF2818 family protein, which yields MKVGADLTFWVFLVLSFIIANAAFFTERLLGILKTTTLNHVVVFILNFVASFFFLAGVSYLFETTYSVHQSQNWQFYASAVCFYFILATPGFVIKKLQK from the coding sequence ATGAAAGTAGGGGCTGATTTAACTTTTTGGGTTTTTTTGGTTCTATCTTTCATTATTGCAAATGCAGCTTTCTTTACTGAGCGGCTATTAGGTATTTTGAAAACCACTACGTTAAACCACGTGGTGGTTTTTATTTTGAATTTTGTTGCAAGCTTCTTTTTTTTGGCTGGTGTTTCGTATTTATTTGAAACAACTTATTCTGTACATCAGTCTCAAAATTGGCAATTTTATGCTTCTGCTGTTTGCTTTTACTTCATTCTGGCCACGCCTGGATTTGTTATTAAGAAATTGCAGAAATAA
- the thrS gene encoding threonine--tRNA ligase, which produces MVSVRLPDGSVRQYDQSVTVADVAASIGAGLAKAALAGVVDGVMVDTSYLIEKDVSLEIVTEKDPRGLEVIRHSTAHLLAYAVKALFPEAQVTIGPVIEDGFYYDFAYKRPFTLDDLAVIEKKMLELSKQNIEVTQRVISRDDAISYFKGLGEVYKAELVEAIPQGEAIKLYSEGDFTDLCRGPHVPSTGKLKHFKLMKVAGAYWRGDSKNEMLQRIYGTAWAKKEDLDAYLFRLEEAEKRDHRKLAKQHDLFHLQDEAPGMVFWHPKGWALWQNVEQYLRNRLSLAGYKEIRTPQVMDRTLWEQSGHWQNYRDNMFTTESEKRDYAIKPMNCPGHIQVFNQGLRSYRDLPLRYAEFGACHRNEPSGSLHGIMRVRGFVQDDAHIFCTENQVIEEAKAFNLLAMSVYQDFGFNDVAIKLSLRPEKRAGSDEVWDKAEQGLRDALTACGLEWEELPGEGAFYGPKIEYHIKDAIGRSWQCGTLQLDFVLPERLKAEYVADDNSRQRPVMLHRAIVGSLERFLGILIEQHAASFPFWLAPVKAVVLNITDKQADYAKSVVSQLQEAGFSVESDLRNEKITYKIREHSLNRLPFILVVGDKEMEQGKVAVRNRKGEDLGQLDLASLIDLFNQAVADRS; this is translated from the coding sequence ATGGTTTCCGTGCGCTTACCGGATGGCTCTGTCCGGCAATATGATCAATCAGTCACTGTTGCTGATGTAGCTGCAAGCATTGGTGCTGGTTTAGCTAAAGCAGCATTAGCAGGTGTTGTTGATGGTGTAATGGTAGATACGTCTTACTTAATTGAAAAGGACGTGTCTCTTGAGATTGTTACGGAAAAAGATCCTCGTGGCTTAGAGGTTATCCGCCATTCAACTGCTCACCTTTTAGCATATGCTGTGAAAGCGTTGTTTCCTGAGGCGCAGGTTACTATTGGTCCTGTAATTGAAGATGGCTTCTATTACGATTTTGCTTATAAACGCCCATTTACTCTTGATGACCTTGCTGTTATTGAGAAGAAAATGTTGGAGTTGAGTAAGCAAAATATTGAAGTGACTCAGCGAGTTATTTCTCGTGATGATGCGATTTCCTACTTTAAAGGCTTGGGTGAGGTATATAAGGCTGAGCTAGTTGAGGCAATTCCTCAAGGTGAAGCCATTAAACTGTATTCAGAAGGTGATTTCACTGATCTTTGTCGTGGTCCTCATGTGCCTTCAACTGGCAAGCTAAAACATTTCAAATTAATGAAGGTTGCTGGTGCTTATTGGCGTGGTGATTCAAAAAATGAAATGCTTCAGCGTATTTACGGAACTGCATGGGCTAAAAAAGAAGACCTTGATGCCTATCTTTTCCGTCTTGAAGAGGCTGAAAAGCGTGATCACCGCAAATTGGCTAAGCAACACGATTTGTTTCATTTGCAAGATGAAGCACCTGGTATGGTGTTTTGGCATCCTAAAGGATGGGCACTTTGGCAGAACGTAGAACAGTACCTTCGCAATCGTTTATCTTTGGCCGGTTATAAAGAGATTCGTACTCCGCAAGTAATGGATCGTACTCTTTGGGAGCAGTCTGGTCATTGGCAGAACTATCGCGACAATATGTTCACGACAGAGTCTGAAAAGCGTGACTACGCAATTAAGCCAATGAATTGTCCTGGTCATATTCAGGTCTTTAACCAAGGGTTGCGCTCGTATCGTGATTTGCCATTACGTTACGCTGAATTCGGTGCTTGTCACCGTAATGAACCATCTGGTTCTCTGCACGGTATTATGCGTGTTCGCGGCTTTGTTCAAGATGATGCACATATCTTCTGTACTGAAAATCAAGTTATTGAAGAGGCGAAAGCATTTAACTTGCTGGCAATGAGTGTTTATCAAGACTTCGGTTTTAATGATGTTGCTATTAAGCTATCTTTACGCCCAGAAAAACGTGCAGGTTCTGATGAAGTATGGGATAAAGCTGAGCAAGGTTTGCGTGATGCGTTAACTGCATGTGGGCTTGAGTGGGAAGAGTTGCCTGGTGAAGGTGCTTTCTATGGTCCTAAGATTGAGTACCATATTAAGGATGCGATTGGTCGTTCTTGGCAGTGCGGTACTTTGCAGCTTGATTTTGTTTTGCCAGAGCGATTGAAGGCTGAGTACGTTGCCGATGATAATTCGCGTCAACGTCCGGTGATGTTGCACCGTGCGATTGTTGGTTCTTTAGAGCGTTTCCTTGGTATTTTAATTGAGCAGCATGCTGCAAGCTTTCCGTTCTGGTTGGCGCCAGTTAAGGCTGTTGTATTGAATATTACGGATAAACAAGCGGATTACGCAAAAAGTGTGGTTTCTCAGTTGCAAGAAGCAGGTTTCTCTGTCGAGTCTGACTTGAGAAACGAGAAGATTACCTATAAAATCCGTGAGCACAGTTTAAATCGTCTACCATTCATTTTAGTGGTAGGTGATAAAGAAATGGAACAAGGTAAAGTTGCGGTAAGAAACCGCAAGGGAGAGGATCTTGGTCAGCTAGATTTGGCTTCTTTGATTGATTTATTCAATCAGGCCGTAGCGGATAGATCTTAA
- the infC gene encoding translation initiation factor IF-3, with the protein MAQEKEPRINGEINLSELRLVGVEGEQLGIMSSRAAIQLAEEADVDLVEIAPQASPPVCRLMDYGKFKYQESKRKHEAKLKQKQIQVKEIKFRPATDEGDYQVKLRSLIRFLGEGDKTKITLRFRGREMAHQEFGFNLLKRVEADLVEFGTVEQFPKLEGRQMVMVIAPKRK; encoded by the coding sequence ATCGCTCAGGAGAAAGAGCCGCGTATTAACGGCGAAATTAATCTGTCAGAACTTCGTTTGGTTGGTGTAGAGGGTGAGCAATTAGGTATTATGAGTTCGCGTGCTGCGATTCAGCTTGCTGAAGAGGCAGACGTAGACCTTGTAGAAATCGCTCCTCAGGCATCTCCTCCAGTTTGTCGCTTAATGGATTATGGTAAGTTCAAATACCAAGAAAGTAAGCGTAAACACGAAGCTAAGCTTAAGCAAAAGCAAATTCAGGTTAAGGAAATTAAATTCCGACCTGCTACAGACGAAGGCGATTATCAGGTTAAGTTAAGAAGCTTGATTCGTTTTCTGGGCGAAGGCGACAAGACTAAAATTACCTTGCGCTTCCGTGGCCGTGAAATGGCTCACCAAGAATTTGGTTTCAATTTGCTAAAACGCGTTGAGGCTGACCTAGTAGAATTTGGAACTGTTGAGCAGTTTCCAAAATTAGAAGGTCGACAAATGGTTATGGTTATTGCGCCAAAGCGTAAGTAA
- the rpmI gene encoding 50S ribosomal protein L35 — MPKMKTKSSAKKRFKVMGSGVIKRSQAFKRHILTKKTTKNKRQLRGTAQVHSTNIASVRAMLPFA, encoded by the coding sequence ATGCCAAAGATGAAGACCAAAAGTAGCGCTAAAAAGCGCTTCAAGGTCATGGGCAGCGGTGTGATTAAGCGTAGTCAAGCTTTCAAACGTCACATTCTGACCAAGAAAACCACCAAGAACAAACGTCAACTGCGTGGTACCGCTCAGGTACACAGCACGAATATTGCATCTGTTCGTGCAATGCTTCCGTTCGCATAA
- the rplT gene encoding 50S ribosomal protein L20, translating to MPRVKRGVTARARHKKVLALAKGYRGRRKNVYRIAKQAVMKAGQYAYRDRRQRKRQFRSLWIVRINAAAREFGLSYSVFMNGLKKAAVAVDRKVLADLAVFDKATFGKLVEQAKASLA from the coding sequence ATGCCACGAGTTAAACGCGGTGTAACGGCACGTGCCCGTCACAAAAAAGTTCTTGCGCTAGCTAAAGGCTATCGCGGTCGTCGTAAAAACGTATACCGTATTGCTAAGCAAGCGGTAATGAAAGCTGGACAATATGCTTACCGTGACCGTCGTCAACGTAAGCGTCAGTTCCGCTCTCTATGGATTGTTCGTATTAATGCTGCAGCCCGTGAATTCGGTCTAAGCTACAGCGTTTTCATGAATGGTCTGAAAAAAGCTGCAGTAGCTGTTGATCGTAAAGTATTGGCTGATTTGGCAGTGTTTGACAAAGCTACCTTCGGTAAGCTAGTTGAACAAGCTAAAGCAAGCTTAGCTTAA
- the pheS gene encoding phenylalanine--tRNA ligase subunit alpha — translation MRSLSEIVSEAELTLSAIDDLAVLEQEKAKYLGKSGELTEHMKGLGKVSAEDRPRLGQEINQAKERIEAVLNQQRQAIQSRKLAAKLAEESIDVTLPGRGRGAGGVHPVIRTWRRVEEIFRSIGFDVADGPEIESDWYNFTALNQPDNHPARSMHDTFYIESDHAEPLLLRTHTSPMQVRYAKNHQPPIKVIAPGKTYRVDSDATHSPMFHQVEGLWIADNISFADLKGVYTNFLQRFFETDDLEVRFRPSFFPFTEPSAEIDMKFGSGPLKGRWLEISGSGQVHPTVVKNFGLDPERYIGFAFGSGLERLTMLRYGIGDLRLFYEGDLRFLKQFA, via the coding sequence ATGCGCAGTCTCTCCGAAATTGTTTCTGAAGCCGAACTAACACTTTCTGCTATTGATGATTTAGCTGTATTAGAACAAGAAAAAGCTAAATATCTTGGCAAATCTGGTGAACTTACCGAGCACATGAAAGGCTTGGGAAAGGTTTCTGCTGAAGATAGACCACGTCTTGGTCAAGAAATTAACCAAGCTAAAGAACGGATTGAGGCGGTTTTAAACCAGCAGCGTCAAGCAATTCAATCTCGGAAATTAGCCGCTAAATTAGCGGAAGAATCTATTGATGTTACCTTGCCAGGTCGCGGACGCGGGGCGGGTGGCGTGCATCCAGTTATTCGTACTTGGCGCAGAGTGGAGGAAATCTTCCGCTCTATTGGTTTCGATGTGGCAGATGGCCCCGAAATTGAAAGCGACTGGTACAACTTCACTGCGTTGAACCAACCGGATAATCATCCGGCACGTTCAATGCACGATACTTTCTACATTGAATCTGATCATGCTGAGCCGTTGTTGTTGCGTACACACACTAGCCCGATGCAGGTTCGCTATGCAAAAAATCATCAGCCTCCTATCAAAGTAATTGCTCCTGGCAAGACTTACCGTGTGGATTCTGATGCAACTCACTCTCCTATGTTCCATCAAGTGGAAGGTTTGTGGATTGCAGACAATATTAGCTTTGCCGATTTAAAAGGTGTTTACACCAACTTCTTGCAGCGTTTCTTTGAAACGGATGATTTAGAGGTTCGCTTCCGCCCGTCTTTTTTCCCGTTTACCGAGCCATCTGCCGAAATTGATATGAAATTTGGTAGTGGTCCATTAAAAGGCCGCTGGCTAGAAATTTCTGGTTCAGGGCAGGTACATCCTACTGTTGTGAAGAACTTTGGCTTAGATCCCGAACGTTACATCGGTTTTGCTTTTGGTAGCGGCTTGGAGCGTTTGACCATGCTACGGTACGGTATTGGTGATTTGCGCTTGTTCTATGAAGGTGATTTACGCTTCTTAAAACAGTTTGCTTAA